One stretch of Paenibacillus sp. AN1007 DNA includes these proteins:
- the acpP gene encoding acyl carrier protein yields MSDVLERVKRIVVDRLGADEAEVTLEASFKEDLGADSLDVVELVMELEDEFDLEISDEDAEKITTVGEVVNYIQSHT; encoded by the coding sequence ATGTCCGATGTATTGGAGCGTGTAAAACGCATCGTCGTCGACCGCTTGGGCGCAGACGAAGCTGAAGTTACACTTGAAGCATCTTTCAAAGAAGATTTGGGTGCTGATTCTTTGGATGTAGTGGAATTGGTCATGGAATTGGAAGATGAATTCGATTTGGAAATCTCTGATGAAGATGCAGAAAAAATTACGACCGTAGGTGAAGTTGTAAACTACATACAATCTCATACCTAA
- the fabG gene encoding 3-oxoacyl-[acyl-carrier-protein] reductase: MSKPLEGKNALVTGASRGIGRSIALALAEAGANVAVNYAGSQASAEAVAEEIRAKGVQAITIQANVGRMDEAEQMVKTTLEAWGNVDILVNNAGITRDNLIMRMKEEEFDQVIETNLKGVFNCLKAVTRPMMKQRSGRIINISSVVGVLGNPGQANYVAAKAGVIGLTKSSARELASRGITVNCVAPGFIETDMTKELSQELVDGMLSGIPLSRLGQPDEIAGVVTFLASEASSYMTGQTLHVDGGMYM, encoded by the coding sequence ATGTCTAAACCGTTGGAAGGTAAAAATGCATTGGTAACCGGAGCATCCCGTGGAATTGGCCGCAGCATTGCGCTTGCACTGGCTGAGGCGGGAGCAAACGTGGCCGTAAACTATGCGGGGAGCCAGGCTTCGGCAGAAGCAGTAGCGGAAGAGATTCGTGCAAAGGGTGTCCAGGCCATAACCATTCAGGCCAATGTAGGCCGGATGGATGAAGCGGAGCAGATGGTGAAAACGACGCTTGAAGCGTGGGGGAACGTTGATATTCTGGTGAACAATGCAGGAATTACCCGGGACAATCTGATCATGCGTATGAAAGAAGAAGAGTTCGATCAGGTGATCGAAACCAATCTCAAGGGGGTATTTAACTGTCTAAAAGCAGTAACCCGTCCGATGATGAAGCAGCGTTCAGGAAGAATTATCAACATCTCTTCTGTTGTAGGAGTACTGGGTAATCCTGGACAAGCGAACTACGTTGCAGCTAAGGCTGGTGTGATTGGTTTAACAAAGTCTTCTGCGCGTGAGCTTGCTTCTCGCGGGATCACCGTGAACTGTGTTGCGCCAGGTTTTATCGAAACCGATATGACCAAGGAATTGTCACAAGAACTGGTTGATGGTATGCTTAGCGGCATTCCGTTATCCCGTCTGGGACAGCCTGATGAAATTGCTGGTGTGGTCACATTCCTTGCATCAGAAGCTTCATCTTATATGACAGGTCAAACACTGCATGTCGATGGCGGCATGTATATGTAA
- the fabD gene encoding ACP S-malonyltransferase, producing MSKIAFVFPGQGSQKVGMAKDAYESVPAAAEIFRTADKALGFSLSSLIFEGPETELKQTSNTQPALLTASIALLEAFKEKGIEADYTAGHSLGEYSALVAAGVLSFHDAVQIVRARGQYMEEAVPGGEGAMAAVLGADREALGVLCREVSESGHVVELANMNCPGQIVISGVKEGVAAVSERVKEAGGKRAIALEVSGPFHSSLMKGAAAKLDDKLSTVTFSPAKIPVAANVTARAAEDGEFQNLLTTQVYSPVLWEDSVTWLIEQGVDIFIEIGPGSVLTGLIKKTDKTVKLYNVNSLETLEAAAADLKKH from the coding sequence ATGAGTAAAATCGCTTTTGTATTCCCTGGACAGGGATCACAGAAGGTAGGCATGGCCAAGGATGCATATGAGTCCGTGCCTGCAGCCGCGGAAATTTTTCGCACAGCAGATAAAGCTTTGGGTTTCTCGCTGAGCAGCCTGATCTTTGAAGGACCAGAGACCGAGTTGAAACAGACATCCAATACGCAGCCGGCTCTGCTTACAGCAAGTATCGCACTGCTGGAGGCATTCAAGGAAAAAGGGATCGAGGCAGACTACACTGCAGGGCACAGTCTGGGTGAGTACAGCGCACTGGTGGCTGCTGGAGTTCTCTCCTTTCATGATGCTGTGCAAATTGTTCGGGCACGTGGCCAATATATGGAAGAAGCTGTTCCAGGCGGTGAGGGAGCGATGGCTGCTGTGCTGGGTGCGGATCGGGAAGCGCTGGGGGTGCTTTGCCGTGAAGTGTCTGAGAGCGGTCATGTGGTTGAACTGGCTAACATGAATTGTCCGGGACAAATCGTTATTTCAGGTGTAAAGGAAGGCGTGGCTGCCGTTTCGGAACGTGTGAAGGAAGCGGGCGGCAAACGCGCTATAGCACTTGAGGTAAGTGGACCGTTCCACTCCTCTTTGATGAAAGGTGCTGCGGCGAAACTTGACGATAAGCTGAGCACGGTTACGTTCTCACCTGCAAAGATTCCTGTAGCAGCTAACGTGACTGCAAGAGCTGCTGAAGATGGGGAATTTCAGAATTTACTTACAACCCAGGTCTATTCTCCGGTTTTATGGGAAGACAGTGTGACATGGCTGATTGAGCAGGGTGTGGATATATTTATCGAGATTGGTCCAGGCAGTGTATTAACCGGTTTGATTAAAAAAACAGATAAAACCGTAAAATTATACAATGTAAACAGTCTCGAAACATTAGAAGCAGCTGCTGCTGATCTGAAAAAGCATTAA
- a CDS encoding beta-ketoacyl-ACP synthase III — protein MNNLRPVGIIGTGKYVPEKILTNSDLEKMVDTNDEWIVSRTGIRERHIAAPDQATSDLAYEAALKALESAGMTGSDLDLIIVATITPDSSFPSTACILQDKLGAKGAAAFDLSAACSGFVYGLATATSFIQSGMYNNALVIGADCLSRITDYTDRNTCVLFGDGAGAVVVGEVPEGRGFKAFDLGAEGAGGSLLHIEGGGSRLPASAETIENKKHYIYMNGREVFKFAVRVMGTATIEVLRKAGLDRTDVDLFVPHQANVRIIQSAMQRLELPEEKVVVNVDKYANTSAASIPLALVEAAEEGRMKAGDTVLMVGFGGGLTWGASVLVW, from the coding sequence ATGAATAATTTACGCCCGGTAGGGATTATAGGTACAGGCAAATATGTGCCAGAGAAAATTTTGACAAACAGTGATCTGGAAAAAATGGTTGATACGAATGACGAGTGGATTGTCAGCCGTACAGGAATTAGGGAGCGGCACATTGCTGCACCGGATCAAGCCACTTCTGATTTGGCTTATGAGGCAGCGTTGAAAGCACTTGAATCTGCTGGCATGACAGGCAGCGATCTGGATCTGATCATTGTTGCAACGATTACACCGGACTCCTCTTTCCCTTCAACGGCCTGCATTTTGCAGGATAAGCTGGGAGCCAAGGGTGCTGCCGCATTTGATTTGTCCGCAGCTTGTTCCGGGTTTGTATACGGTCTTGCAACGGCAACCAGTTTCATTCAAAGCGGCATGTACAATAATGCGCTTGTTATTGGTGCAGATTGCTTGTCACGCATTACAGATTATACAGACCGCAATACCTGTGTCCTCTTTGGTGACGGAGCGGGTGCTGTCGTTGTTGGTGAAGTGCCGGAAGGTCGCGGTTTCAAAGCATTTGATCTTGGTGCAGAAGGTGCGGGAGGCAGTCTTCTGCATATCGAAGGTGGCGGTTCGCGCCTGCCGGCAAGTGCGGAGACGATTGAGAATAAAAAGCATTATATCTATATGAACGGTCGTGAAGTATTTAAGTTTGCCGTTCGTGTCATGGGTACAGCAACGATTGAAGTGCTTCGCAAAGCTGGCTTGGATCGTACCGATGTAGATTTGTTCGTTCCGCATCAGGCGAATGTACGAATTATTCAATCGGCAATGCAGCGGCTGGAGCTGCCTGAAGAGAAAGTTGTTGTCAATGTAGACAAATATGCGAATACGTCGGCAGCATCCATTCCACTTGCACTGGTCGAAGCTGCAGAAGAAGGTCGTATGAAAGCTGGAGACACAGTACTGATGGTTGGTTTTGGTGGCGGTTTGACATGGGGCGCATCCGTACTCGTATGGTAA
- the plsX gene encoding phosphate acyltransferase PlsX, with product MRIVIDAMGGDHAPASTVEGAAAAAAEWADTQIVLVGDEAKLEPLLSQSGAKPANLSIRHASEVIGSDDEPVKAVRRKKDSSMVVAGRMVKEQEADAMISAGNTGALMTAGLLVVGRMEGIERPALAPMIPTMDDVGVLALDLGANMDAKPEHLAQYALMGSLYRQKVQGIASPRVGLLNVGTEAGKGNELTKHAYPLLEQLPIRFVGNVEARDVLTGACDVLVCDGFAGNILLKSLEGAAGAIFGLLKEKFTSSFKNKLAAAVLMPELRGLKSKLDYTEHGGAPLLGLSGLVVKSHGSADGNAIKNAVRQARIAVQNQLVDSISKEIRGK from the coding sequence ATGAGAATCGTCATTGATGCCATGGGAGGCGATCATGCCCCTGCGTCAACCGTAGAAGGGGCCGCTGCCGCTGCTGCGGAATGGGCGGACACACAAATCGTCCTGGTTGGCGACGAAGCCAAGCTTGAACCTCTTTTAAGTCAGTCTGGAGCAAAACCGGCCAACTTGAGCATTCGGCACGCTTCCGAAGTGATTGGTTCGGATGATGAGCCGGTAAAAGCGGTGCGTCGCAAAAAAGATTCCTCCATGGTTGTAGCTGGACGTATGGTCAAAGAGCAAGAAGCCGATGCCATGATTTCGGCAGGGAATACGGGAGCGTTAATGACGGCTGGATTGCTTGTTGTAGGCCGGATGGAAGGGATTGAACGTCCTGCGCTTGCGCCGATGATTCCCACAATGGATGATGTGGGCGTGCTTGCTCTTGACCTGGGTGCCAACATGGATGCTAAACCTGAACATTTGGCACAATACGCGCTGATGGGCAGTTTGTATCGACAAAAAGTGCAGGGCATTGCTTCTCCAAGAGTGGGATTGCTCAACGTGGGTACAGAGGCAGGCAAAGGGAATGAGCTGACCAAACATGCCTATCCACTTCTGGAACAGCTTCCGATTCGTTTTGTCGGGAATGTGGAGGCGCGTGATGTGCTTACTGGCGCCTGTGATGTGCTGGTATGTGACGGATTTGCCGGCAACATTTTGCTTAAATCACTGGAAGGCGCGGCAGGCGCTATTTTTGGTCTGCTCAAAGAGAAATTTACTTCATCCTTCAAAAATAAACTGGCCGCGGCTGTGCTGATGCCGGAATTACGAGGGTTAAAGAGCAAGCTTGATTATACAGAGCACGGTGGAGCCCCTCTGTTAGGTTTGAGTGGTTTGGTCGTTAAAAGTCATGGTTCGGCGGATGGCAATGCGATCAAAAACGCGGTGCGTCAGGCACGGATTGCAGTACAAAACCAGCTGGTGGACAGCATATCTAAGGAAATTCGCGGGAAGTGA
- the fapR gene encoding transcription factor FapR — protein sequence MIDENPFVTDQELTRQLKVSIQTIRLDRLELGIPELRERMKLMAERSYDQVRSLPLHEIIGDIVDLQLDKSGISLFEIKEEHVFSRTGIARGHYVFAQANSLAVAVINDEIALTASADIRFVRSVRLGEKCIAKAYVKSIPGQKGKAKVEVFTYVGEEMVFQGNFVIYHSGGEDSKEGGHLE from the coding sequence ATGATAGATGAGAATCCGTTTGTGACCGATCAGGAGCTTACACGTCAATTAAAGGTAAGTATTCAGACAATCCGTCTTGACAGGCTGGAACTTGGAATACCAGAGCTTCGGGAACGGATGAAATTGATGGCAGAGCGCTCGTATGATCAGGTGCGCTCACTTCCCCTGCATGAAATTATCGGTGATATCGTAGATTTACAGCTGGACAAGAGCGGGATATCCTTATTTGAGATCAAAGAAGAACATGTTTTTTCAAGAACAGGTATTGCTCGTGGACACTACGTCTTCGCACAAGCCAATTCGCTGGCAGTCGCTGTCATTAATGATGAGATTGCACTAACGGCTTCTGCGGATATACGTTTTGTCCGTTCCGTGCGTCTCGGGGAGAAATGCATTGCGAAAGCTTATGTGAAATCAATTCCGGGCCAGAAGGGCAAAGCAAAAGTTGAAGTTTTCACTTATGTTGGTGAAGAAATGGTGTTCCAAGGCAATTTTGTAATCTATCATTCAGGTGGAGAAGACAGCAAAGAAGGAGGGCATTTGGAATGA
- the rpmF gene encoding 50S ribosomal protein L32: MAVPQRRTSKTRRDKRRTHFKLAVPGMVKCEQCGELKLAHHVCKVCGTYKAREIISQ, encoded by the coding sequence ATGGCAGTACCTCAACGGAGAACGTCCAAGACGCGTCGCGACAAACGTCGCACTCACTTTAAATTGGCTGTACCGGGCATGGTGAAATGTGAACAATGCGGCGAATTGAAGCTTGCTCACCACGTGTGCAAAGTGTGCGGAACGTACAAAGCAAGAGAGATCATCTCTCAATAA
- a CDS encoding DUF177 domain-containing protein has protein sequence MLMPFRKVATSDRPLRFNEQWDIKHLVSNRQDITAVTPLTADLAAEIREGNVVDVHGKLTVGVDMLCSRCLKPLSEHFHIDFHEQFKQGKQPEELSEDDDTLYVDEDSVDLKGYAEEAFLLDLPFVPLCNETCKGLCPKCGHELNEGDCGCDNQVIDPRLAGLKDFFK, from the coding sequence ATGTTAATGCCATTTCGCAAAGTGGCAACCAGTGATCGCCCCCTGCGCTTTAACGAACAGTGGGATATCAAACATCTGGTTTCTAACCGACAAGATATCACAGCCGTTACCCCGCTGACTGCGGATTTAGCTGCAGAGATCAGAGAGGGAAACGTTGTGGATGTTCACGGCAAACTGACAGTAGGGGTGGACATGTTGTGCTCCCGTTGTCTCAAGCCGCTAAGTGAACATTTTCATATTGATTTTCATGAGCAATTCAAGCAGGGAAAACAGCCTGAGGAATTATCTGAGGATGACGATACGCTCTATGTGGATGAGGATAGCGTTGATCTGAAAGGTTATGCCGAGGAAGCTTTTCTGCTGGATCTTCCGTTCGTACCGCTCTGCAATGAGACATGTAAGGGACTCTGTCCCAAGTGTGGTCATGAGCTGAACGAAGGTGACTGCGGTTGTGATAACCAGGTTATTGATCCGCGGCTTGCAGGACTCAAGGATTTTTTTAAATGA
- the hmpA gene encoding NO-inducible flavohemoprotein yields the protein MLSQQTIDVIKSTVPVLEVHGEAITRHFYQTMFTAHPELLNIFNHANQKQGRQQAALANMVYTAAMHIDNLGAILPAVRQVAHKHRSLGIVPEQYRIVGTYLLQAIKDVLGDAATEEILTAWGDAYQVIADAFIGIEQDMYSEAANQTGGWDGFRLFQVAKKVQESEVITSFYLLPEDGKSISSYQPGQYISIRMQVPGQQFTQIRQYTLSDAPGKPYYRISVKRESGAPDRPDGVISNYLHDHITEGSLVELSAPAGDFTLDMEDQRPIVLVSGGVGLTPMISMLNALTESGDQRPVTFLHASPNGQAHAFRDHVNRLAQEHTHLMVHFCYTAPSDADLQNEFVYRQGYMDAAWLRQVIQEPDANYYLCGSAAFMRSVYAELLSIGAASDRIHYEFFGPKASLSPAAENV from the coding sequence ATGTTAAGCCAACAAACGATTGACGTTATCAAATCCACTGTACCTGTACTTGAAGTTCATGGTGAGGCCATTACACGCCATTTCTATCAAACGATGTTTACAGCTCACCCGGAGCTGCTGAACATTTTTAACCATGCTAATCAGAAACAGGGTCGACAGCAGGCGGCACTGGCAAACATGGTTTATACCGCAGCCATGCACATCGATAACCTCGGGGCCATCTTGCCGGCCGTTCGTCAGGTTGCTCATAAACACCGCAGTCTGGGCATAGTGCCTGAACAGTATAGAATTGTTGGAACTTATCTGCTTCAAGCTATCAAAGATGTGCTTGGTGATGCCGCAACAGAAGAAATTTTGACTGCATGGGGCGATGCCTACCAGGTAATTGCAGATGCTTTTATAGGCATTGAGCAGGACATGTACAGCGAAGCCGCCAATCAAACCGGCGGATGGGATGGCTTCCGATTGTTCCAGGTTGCAAAGAAAGTGCAGGAAAGCGAAGTCATCACTTCATTTTATCTGCTGCCTGAAGATGGCAAATCCATTTCTTCTTACCAACCTGGACAATATATCAGTATCAGAATGCAGGTTCCAGGACAGCAATTCACCCAGATTCGTCAGTATACCCTATCCGATGCACCGGGCAAACCATATTACCGCATATCCGTCAAACGTGAATCGGGTGCTCCCGATCGTCCTGACGGGGTGATCTCTAATTATCTTCATGATCACATAACCGAAGGCAGTCTAGTCGAACTTTCTGCTCCGGCGGGTGATTTCACGCTGGATATGGAAGATCAACGTCCAATTGTTCTCGTGAGCGGCGGTGTGGGCCTAACGCCAATGATCAGCATGCTGAATGCATTGACGGAGTCTGGGGATCAGCGCCCGGTTACATTTTTGCATGCCAGTCCGAACGGGCAGGCCCATGCTTTTCGAGATCATGTAAACCGCCTGGCTCAAGAGCACACCCATCTGATGGTTCACTTTTGTTACACAGCTCCGAGTGATGCGGACCTGCAAAACGAGTTTGTTTACAGACAGGGATATATGGATGCGGCATGGCTTCGTCAGGTCATTCAAGAACCGGATGCCAACTATTATCTATGCGGCTCTGCAGCATTTATGCGGTCAGTCTATGCAGAACTTCTGTCCATTGGCGCCGCATCCGATCGCATTCATTATGAATTTTTCGGGCCAAAGGCAAGCCTGTCTCCTGCTGCCGAGAATGTTTGA
- a CDS encoding nucleotidyltransferase, giving the protein MKAVGIIVEYNPLHNGHVHHLNESRRLSGADAVVAVMSGPFLQRGEPAIAGKRARTEMALHAGADLVLELPVAYAVQPAEWFAFGAVSLLHRTGVVDSLCFGSESGDIHSLQRIARVLAVEPAGLREDIARRLREGASYPAAYAGAAAALAPGGVDADDAAALLEQPNNSLGLHYLIALQRLGSAIQPLTAARTGAAYHEATPGPGAIASATAVRRLLLADGPAAAAPYVPAATLAILHREWQEGRAPMHWERFAQPLLHIAATRRAGELERIAEVTEGLEHRLIRTLAQLPEPSIEALLNALKTRRYTRTKLQRMLAHLLLNHTKTECSAEALAPGPGYLRVLGFTSKGQSLLKQMKKTASLPVVLKPSTFDHPQLELDIQAQAAYALAHDPHDARSISRIMYSDYYDSPVRI; this is encoded by the coding sequence ATGAAAGCTGTAGGCATAATTGTAGAATATAATCCGCTGCACAACGGACATGTGCATCATCTGAATGAGTCCCGGCGGCTTAGCGGAGCAGACGCCGTTGTTGCTGTAATGAGCGGCCCTTTTCTCCAGCGCGGCGAACCCGCCATCGCCGGTAAAAGGGCGCGCACAGAGATGGCGCTCCATGCTGGCGCCGATCTCGTGCTTGAGCTGCCGGTCGCGTATGCGGTCCAACCGGCAGAATGGTTCGCCTTCGGTGCGGTATCGCTGCTGCACCGCACCGGGGTCGTGGACTCGCTCTGCTTTGGCAGCGAGTCCGGCGACATCCACAGCCTGCAGCGCATTGCGCGCGTGCTGGCTGTAGAGCCCGCAGGGCTGCGCGAGGATATCGCGCGCCGCCTGCGGGAGGGCGCCAGCTACCCCGCCGCGTACGCAGGCGCGGCGGCAGCGCTGGCGCCCGGCGGCGTCGATGCTGACGACGCCGCGGCACTGCTGGAGCAGCCCAACAATTCGCTTGGGCTGCACTACCTCATCGCGCTGCAGCGGCTGGGCAGCGCGATCCAGCCCTTGACGGCGGCACGTACCGGTGCCGCCTACCACGAGGCGACGCCCGGACCGGGGGCGATCGCCAGTGCCACGGCCGTCCGCCGCCTGCTTCTGGCGGACGGGCCCGCTGCCGCGGCACCATACGTGCCGGCGGCGACCCTTGCCATTCTGCATCGCGAATGGCAGGAGGGGCGCGCTCCCATGCACTGGGAGCGCTTTGCACAGCCGCTGCTGCACATTGCGGCTACCCGCCGTGCCGGCGAGCTGGAGCGCATCGCCGAAGTTACGGAAGGGCTGGAGCATCGGCTCATTCGCACACTCGCCCAGCTCCCGGAGCCTTCCATCGAAGCACTACTGAATGCGCTCAAAACCCGGCGATACACACGCACCAAACTGCAGCGCATGCTCGCCCATCTGCTGCTGAACCACACCAAAACCGAATGTTCAGCTGAAGCATTGGCCCCAGGTCCCGGATATCTGCGTGTCCTCGGCTTTACTTCGAAAGGACAGAGCCTGCTCAAACAAATGAAAAAAACGGCCTCTCTGCCCGTTGTGCTGAAGCCGTCGACGTTTGACCACCCTCAACTGGAACTGGATATTCAGGCCCAAGCCGCCTATGCACTCGCACATGATCCGCATGATGCACGCAGCATATCACGCATTATGTACAGCGACTACTATGATTCGCCCGTGAGAATCTGA
- a CDS encoding SepM family pheromone-processing serine protease codes for MRQFRKSGAFRASIYVIAVALIVYLTVYMPTPYIIYTPGSADEVKPMVTVKDGDQDEKGVFMMTTVSATYANLFLLGTSWFDKNAQVDKKEDRLRGKSEAEYSAEQVWFMSDSQSSAMEAAYEKAGIAYSIVPEHIFVFGLSENPKPDGDIEPGDIILGVNGTATPDNSVLADQLKGKKAGDTVEMQLERGGETISRDVTLVQVKDSKTGKTRPGLGVMIGAVQKVKPEDPNKQITFSSTQVGGPSAGLMFTLEIYNQLTPGDLTKGHRIAGTGTITKEGVVGPIGGVQHKIVAANRKQAEIFFVPKDNYKEAAAKAKEIKTPMKLVPVSTLDDALAYLNTLSVKS; via the coding sequence ATGAGACAGTTCCGGAAATCAGGTGCTTTCAGAGCTTCGATCTATGTAATTGCAGTAGCTCTGATCGTCTATCTTACGGTGTATATGCCAACGCCGTATATTATATATACGCCTGGCAGCGCGGATGAAGTTAAACCAATGGTTACCGTGAAGGACGGTGACCAGGATGAGAAGGGCGTATTCATGATGACAACCGTGTCGGCGACATACGCCAATTTGTTTTTGCTGGGAACCTCGTGGTTTGACAAGAATGCGCAGGTGGATAAAAAGGAAGATCGGCTGCGCGGTAAAAGCGAGGCAGAATATTCGGCAGAACAAGTCTGGTTCATGAGTGACTCCCAGTCTTCCGCCATGGAGGCAGCGTATGAGAAAGCGGGAATAGCGTATTCCATCGTACCTGAGCATATCTTTGTGTTTGGACTCTCGGAAAATCCGAAGCCGGATGGAGATATTGAACCCGGAGATATTATTCTGGGTGTGAACGGTACAGCGACACCCGATAATTCCGTACTGGCTGATCAGCTCAAAGGGAAAAAGGCTGGAGATACGGTGGAGATGCAGCTGGAGCGAGGCGGTGAGACCATCAGCCGGGATGTGACGCTGGTTCAGGTTAAAGACAGCAAGACGGGTAAAACACGACCGGGTCTGGGCGTCATGATCGGTGCGGTACAGAAGGTGAAGCCGGAAGACCCGAACAAACAGATCACATTTTCAAGCACTCAGGTGGGTGGTCCCTCTGCCGGGCTAATGTTTACGCTGGAGATTTACAATCAGCTGACTCCGGGTGACTTGACCAAAGGACATCGCATTGCCGGGACCGGTACAATAACCAAAGAGGGCGTTGTGGGCCCGATTGGCGGGGTACAGCACAAAATTGTGGCTGCTAATCGTAAACAAGCTGAAATTTTCTTTGTACCCAAAGATAATTACAAGGAAGCTGCAGCTAAAGCAAAAGAAATCAAAACCCCAATGAAGCTTGTACCTGTAAGTACACTTGACGATGCATTGGCTTATCTCAATACCTTGTCTGTGAAGTCATAA
- a CDS encoding nucleoside recognition domain-containing protein: MAVSSEVRSPGLLRTIFLSSSALLLVITVVASPKEAFDASIQGLDIWWKIVFPALLPFLMLSQMLTAFGFTHAIGVLLEPLMRRLFKLPGNTGFALAVGMCGGFPAAADAVSRLIQDKQITTRQAVIAAAAAHFANPMMILLVVGAAFLHQPAAGYFLLIIHWTSGWIAAAAAIRLLPALRKEQSLSSDITSPNKIVRSQTQSQASKMENDPSSSILSSPNARLASRMLHAAREAHNRDARSFGKLLGDTVSQAVQTLMLTGGYMIVFAVFIRLLSLYLTPGISTGFWPSILELHLGAYHLSKTLLAPAILMALLAALLGWGGVCSHLQVFSILKTALPKGQSMLYFVIVRLGHGLTAFCLTLLLWKPFSHYSTEAWAAWAADTAAPTAPLLLRPILHLPDTANTLHVTWVIFPVAVIGLAVLLGVMISLSGLTLWMNRLFSR, encoded by the coding sequence ATGGCCGTATCCAGCGAGGTTCGAAGTCCAGGTCTGCTGCGAACTATATTTCTGAGCAGCAGTGCATTATTGCTCGTGATTACCGTAGTCGCCTCTCCAAAAGAAGCGTTTGATGCCTCGATTCAAGGACTGGACATCTGGTGGAAAATTGTTTTCCCAGCCCTGCTGCCATTCCTGATGTTATCCCAAATGCTGACAGCGTTTGGTTTCACCCACGCCATCGGCGTGCTGCTGGAACCTTTAATGCGGCGCTTGTTTAAATTACCCGGCAATACCGGATTTGCGCTCGCCGTAGGCATGTGTGGAGGTTTCCCAGCCGCCGCTGACGCCGTATCCCGCTTAATTCAGGATAAACAAATAACCACCAGACAGGCGGTTATCGCTGCTGCTGCAGCTCATTTTGCCAATCCGATGATGATTCTGCTCGTTGTGGGAGCGGCTTTCCTTCATCAGCCAGCCGCCGGATATTTTCTGCTGATCATACACTGGACCAGCGGTTGGATTGCTGCCGCTGCTGCCATTCGTCTGCTTCCAGCACTACGCAAAGAACAATCCCTTTCGTCTGACATCACATCACCAAACAAAATCGTCCGTTCACAAACCCAAAGTCAAGCTTCGAAAATGGAGAATGATCCATCCTCTTCGATCCTGTCATCTCCGAATGCTCGTCTAGCGTCCCGTATGCTGCATGCGGCCAGAGAGGCCCATAATCGGGATGCACGAAGCTTTGGCAAACTGCTGGGTGACACTGTATCCCAAGCAGTACAGACGTTGATGTTAACCGGGGGATATATGATCGTATTCGCTGTATTTATCCGGCTGCTCTCCCTCTACCTTACACCCGGGATCTCAACCGGATTCTGGCCGTCGATACTGGAGCTTCACTTGGGTGCATATCACCTCAGCAAGACGCTGCTCGCTCCCGCCATATTGATGGCGCTTCTGGCAGCCCTTCTCGGCTGGGGAGGCGTCTGCTCCCATTTGCAAGTTTTCTCTATATTGAAAACGGCCCTCCCGAAAGGGCAGTCCATGCTGTATTTTGTGATCGTACGATTAGGACATGGATTGACAGCCTTTTGCCTTACCCTGCTGCTGTGGAAGCCATTCAGCCATTACAGCACCGAAGCTTGGGCTGCATGGGCGGCTGATACTGCTGCTCCAACAGCCCCTTTACTATTGCGGCCAATTCTCCATCTACCAGACACAGCAAATACACTTCATGTTACCTGGGTTATATTTCCAGTGGCAGTTATCGGTCTTGCTGTGCTGCTTGGCGTGATGATTAGTCTGTCAGGTCTTACTTTGTGGATGAACCGCCTTTTTTCTCGCTGA
- the coaD gene encoding pantetheine-phosphate adenylyltransferase, with protein sequence MIQRQERIAVYPGSFDPVTMGHLDIIARASKQFDRVIVAVLNNMSKNPLFTVEERKDLILTVTRHLPNVEVDSFRDLTANYVRQKEAQVIVRGIRSVTDFEYELQLASTNSKLNPDAETIFMMTNPKYSYLSSSIVKEIANYEGVVTDLVSPEVEAALRQKISEKKGGSSTK encoded by the coding sequence ATGATTCAGCGGCAGGAACGCATTGCCGTATATCCAGGAAGCTTTGATCCTGTAACGATGGGGCATCTTGACATTATTGCGAGAGCGTCCAAGCAGTTTGACCGTGTTATCGTTGCTGTTTTGAATAATATGAGTAAAAATCCGCTGTTTACGGTAGAGGAACGCAAGGACCTCATCCTTACGGTAACCCGCCATCTGCCAAATGTAGAGGTGGACAGTTTCCGTGATCTGACTGCTAATTATGTGCGGCAAAAGGAAGCGCAGGTTATCGTCCGCGGCATCCGCTCCGTAACGGATTTTGAGTATGAGCTGCAGCTGGCTTCCACCAACAGCAAGCTGAATCCGGACGCGGAAACGATTTTTATGATGACGAATCCGAAGTACTCCTATCTCAGTTCCAGTATTGTCAAAGAGATTGCTAACTATGAAGGTGTTGTAACGGATCTGGTATCCCCTGAAGTCGAAGCCGCGCTCCGTCAGAAAATCAGCGAGAAAAAAGGCGGTTCATCCACAAAGTAA